One Chroicocephalus ridibundus chromosome 22, bChrRid1.1, whole genome shotgun sequence DNA window includes the following coding sequences:
- the ARHGEF18 gene encoding rho guanine nucleotide exchange factor 18 isoform X1, whose amino-acid sequence MAEEKEDASSTELDVPAADLHSSTEDLLSDSALHGTEYYRDLGLLSPPIAKTAPETAAQPERATQAVSAIRLLKERPGALSKMSVDVAFSNPVSCSVRYGEADCHFLNKGHVCSCAAVPGDGTSTSECPAEAGKELDLQEAKESFPTLVRSMSTSRRHSWESPLSPVDSKRRFSLDAREMGSDAEQEDVEKGSQSCPQPCVSLQLPKGELESWSSGGGGTVIKVEIEPLRPNLTVIPGSEEAECGSNGKRLRSKSVPSACETVAPPQIPCSFDTSLPAVEGVEPPALEMLEKDHVSPDHVLIVQQVLQELKQYHGAKQRACVQEGSGSSQQNLTWFEFLSNENEDSGKSDKAEKGTKVMRRLSSLRSRVTGSWQKDKGKNKEQTKEREKEKETKEPKERWKEINGHQLVPGVFSSCTSCSLCAKPLVNKSGLQCLNCAVNVHKNCKSLLAECSSIRPKQKDLQHRPSGSPQSSPQCISPAASLKEQPRSLLLGPDGTPVLSRNLGMTIAQRGNSQSSLNTTGAVNKFGLISGDMDEGDSGFIKFKQTSDDVVSLAPSTADSIFLEDTYSVSLRTEIETDAHEFEAESWSVAVEQPYAKRQKKDVIKRQDVIYELMQTEMHHVRTLKIMLKVYSKAMREELQFPNAVINKLFPCVDELLEMHGQFLLQLKERRKESLEEGSDRNYIIQNIGDLLVKQFSGENGERMKEKYGVFCCGHNEAVSHYKDLLQSNKKFQNLIKKIGNCSIVRRLGVQECILLVTQRITKYPVLVERIIQNTEAGTRDYEELTQALSLIKDTITHVDAMVNECEKGQRLKEIMHKMELKSSGKCKNGLFFRKDDMGRRRLLLDGMLYWKAASGRLKDILAVLLTDVLLLLQEKDQKYTFASVDSKPPVISLQKLIVREVANEEKAMFLISASLKGPEMYEIHTSSKEERNSWMAHIRRAVESCPDEEGGTFNEPEAERRLAEARAAKLKEFQERLNVKDDLILQSLTEKQQIYVEMSEMIGFEDHSQGSRSRLLLRGDTSENLQGEAILKSAVTEAENLQNLIFTHLGNGSCQPEDGSGSGLPRRAETFGGYDSSPSISNKSGSFRKNSGGDQRQWDCRGPAVSSDVQLHDLPADAEEGSQTSDVTRLDDSSGFQPTIESQLVQRIQTLLQLLFSLQAVISQQDSYIEMQRATMVDREKQYRLQSTRGNLLLEQEKQRNFEKQREELMNVQKLQSQLKLEQQRLERERSRQQREFESTEARLQEREEETRQLREKLNQEREELERQREAYQHDLERLREAQRAVEKEKERLDQLRKLKKQNTVSGTFSPEMGQNQMLCHSVSFNGEGVESLPVSKTSVRVSVSGLDYLERSDLVRRDSTTLENRPVLALKNEVPIHLLSATNQIQKPAAVQQQIPTKLATFTKGSKEKGGKNKASHRTDSSASVDQKQLLPPRLVSREEGVLRGRRSASPVLPSSQTAAFQPELYGPTDTQPEALSSASVNLFKPNNVHVQTLVTSQPSLLNVQDDTSKEDVIFF is encoded by the exons atggctgaagaaaag GAGGACGCATCTTCCACCGAGCTGGACGTCCCAGCAGCGGACTTGCACAGCAGCACGGAGGATCTCCTCTCAGACTCTGCTCTCCACGGGACAGAGTATTACAGAGATCTGGGACTCCTGAGCCCACCAATTGCCAAAACAGCGCCAGAGACGGCAGCGCAGCCAGAACGAGCAACCCAGGCTGTGTCTGCCATTCGCTTATTGAAAGAGAGACCAGGGGCTCTGAGCAAAATGTCTGTGGATGTTGCTTTTTCCAATCCCGTTTCCTGCTCGGTACGTTACGGCGAGGCCGACTGCCACTTTCTGAACAAAGGCCACGTTTGCTCCTGTGCGGCGGTGCCGGGAGATGGCACCAGCACTTCTGAGTGTCCTGCAGAGGCAGGCAAAGAGCTGGACCTGCAGGAGGCCAAGGAGTCCTTCCCCACGCTGGTGAGGTCTATGTCTACCTCTCGgaggcacagctgggagagccCTTTATCACCCGTGGACAGCAAGCGCAG ATTCAGCCTGGATGCCAGAGAGATGGGCAGCGACGCAGAGcaggaggatgtggagaaggggAGCCAGTCCTGCCCGCAGCCTTGTGTGTCCCTTCAGCTGCCCAAAGGGGAACTGGAAAGCTGGAGCAGTGGCGGGGGTGGCACGGTGATCAAAGTGGAGATAGAGCCGTTACGCCCGAACCTCACGGTCATCCCCGGCTCGGAGGAGGCG GAATGTGGCAGCAACGGGAAGAGACTGAGGTCAAAGTCTGTCCCATCAGCCTGCGAGACAGTTGCCCCCCCTCAGATCCCTTGCAGTTTCGACACTTCTCTTCCAGCCGTGGAAG GTGTTGAACCCCCTGCTCTGGAGATGCTGGAGAAGGACCACGTGTCCCCAGACCACGT gCTAATTGTCCAGCAGGTACTTCAGGAGCTGAAACAATATCATGG GGCGAAGCAGAGAGCTTGTGTGCAAGAAGGCAGTGGTTCTTCCCAGCAGAACCTCACCTGGTTTGAGTTCCTGTCTAACGA AAATGAGGACAGTGGAAAGAGCGATAAAGCAGAGAAAGGCACGAAGGTGATGCGACGTCTGAGTTCCCTGCGGAGCCGAGTCACCGGATCCTGGCAGAAGGATAAG gGTAAGAACAAAGAGCAGacgaaagagagagagaaggagaaagagacaaAGGAGCCAAAGGAGAGGTGGAAAGAGATCAATGGGCACCAGCTTGTGCCAGGGGTTTTCTCCAGTTGCACCAGCTGCTCACTGTGTGCCAAACCTCTTGTGAATAAAAGTGGTCTGCAGTGCCTGA ATTGTGCAGTGAATGTCCATAAGAACTGCAAGAGTTTACTGGCTGAATGCAGCAGCATCAGACCCAAG CAGAAAGATTTGCAGCACAGACCTTCTGGATCTCCACAAAGTTCGCCCCAGTGCATTTCCCCAG CCGCTTCTTTGAAGGAGCAGCCCCGAAGTCTTCTCCTGGGACCGGATGGCACCCCAGTACTATCACGGAATCTCGGTATGACTATCGCCCAAAGAGGAAATTCTCAGTCTTCGTTGAATACTACTGGAGCTGTTAATAAATTTGG ACTAATTTCAGGAGACATGGATGAAGGGGATTCAGGCTTTATAAAATTTAAGCAAACTTCAGATGATGTTGTCTCGCTTGCACCTTCAACAGCAGACTCCATTTTTCTGGAAG ATACATATTCTGTATCCCTCCGAACCGAAATAGAAACAGATGCTCATGAGTTTGAGGCAGAGTCTTGGAGTGTTGCAGTGGAACAGCCATATGCAAAGAGGCAAAAGAAAGATGTTATAAAAAGGCAAGATGTCATTTATG AACTAATGCAGACTGAAATGCACCACGTTAGAACACTGAAAATAATGCTGAAGGTATACTCCAAAGCCATGCGAGAGGAACTGCAGTTCCCAAATGCAGTCATCAACAAGCTCTTCCCCTGCGTGGATGAGCTGCTGGAGATGCATGGGCAATTTCTGCTCCAATTAAAGGAGCGACGAAAGGAATCCTTGGAAGAAGGCAGTGACCGAAATTATATAATCCAGAACATTGGGGACCTCTTGGTAAAACAG TTTTCAGGTGAAAATGgggagagaatgaaagaaaaatacggTGTGTTCTGTTGTGGACACAATGAAGCTGTTAGTCATTATAAAGACCTGCTCCAAAGCAATAAGAAGTTCCAGAACTTAATAAAG AAAATCGGCAACTGCTCCATTGTGAGGAGACTCGGTGTTCAGGAGTGTATCCTTCTAGTTACCCAGCGCATCACCAAATACCCAGTCTTGGTGGAACGTATTATTCAGAATACAGAAG CTGGAACTAGAGATTATGAAGAGCTCACCCAGGCCCTTAGTTTAATTAAGGACACAATCACTCACGTAGATGCCATGGTAAATGAGTGTGAGAAGGGGCAGCGCCTTAAAGAAATTATGCACAAAATGGAGCTGAAATCATCTGGGAAATGCAAGAATGGGCTTTTCTTTCGCAAGGATGACATGGGACGGAGGCGGCTTCTACTGGATGGGATGCTGTACTGGAAAGCTGCATCAGGGCGACTCAAAG ATATTCTGGCAGTCCTGTTAACTGATGTACTGTTGCTCTTACAAGAAAAGGAccaaaaatacacatttgcatCAGTG gACTCTAAGCCACCAGTTATCTCATTGCAAAAGTTGATTGTAAGAGAGGTAGCTAATGAGGAAAAGGCAATGTTCTTAATTAGCGCTTCCTTAAAAGGACCAGAAATGTATGAAATTCACACAAGCTCGAAAGAGGAGAGGAATTCCTGGATGGCACACATCCGCAGAGCTGTGGAAAG CTGTCCTGATGAAGAAGGAGGAACATTTAATGAACCTGAAGCAGAGAGGAGGCTGGCTGAAGCAAGAGCTGCTAAGTTAAAAGAGTTTCAAG AGCGTTTGAACGTGAAAGATGACCTGATTCTGCAAAGTCTGACGGAGAAGCAACAGATTTATGTAGAAATGTCTGAAATGATTGGGTTTGAAGACCATTCCCAAGGATCCCGATCTAGGCTACTTCTTCGGGGGGATACCTCAGAAAATCTGCAAGGAGAGGCGATTTTGAAGTCCGCAGTGACAGAAG CTGAAAATCTCCAGAACCTCATCTTCACTCACTTAGGCAACGGATCCTGTCAGCCTGAGGATGGCTCTGGGTCGGGActgcccaggagagcagagacCTTTGGAGGATATGACAGTAGTCCCtcaatttcaaataaaa gtggtAGTTTTAGGAAGAACAGTGGTGGTGACCAGAGACAGTGGGACTGCAGAGGCCCTGCAGTAAGTTCAGATGTGCAACTCCATGACCTCCCTGCTGATGCAGAAGAAGGATCTCAAACC AGTGATGTAACAAGGCTGGATGACAGCAGTGGTTTTCAGCCCACCATAGAGTCTCAG CTTGTCCAAAGGATACAAACGCTGCTGCAGTTGCTCTTCAGTCTTCAG GCAGTGATATCGCAGCAGGACAGCTACATTGAGATGCAACGAGCCACCATGGTAGACCGGGAGAAGCAATACCGGCTGCAGTCTACACGAGGCAACCTGCTGCTAGAGCAGGAGAAACAGCGgaactttgaaaaacagagagaagaactGATGAACGTACAGAAACTTCAGAGCCAGCTGAAGCTGGAGCAGCAACGCTTGGAACGGGAAAGGAGTCGGCAGCAGCGGGAATTTGAAAGCACAGAAGCTCGGCTGCAGGAGCGCGAAGAGGAGACTCGGCAGCTGCGAGAGAAGTTGAATCAGGAGCGGGAAGAACTCGAGAGGCAGCGAGAGGCCTATCAGCATGACCTGGAGAGACTGCGGGAGGCTCAGAGAGCAGTCGAGAAAGAGAAAGAGCGTCTAGATCAGCTAAGGAAGCTGAAGAAGCAGAACACAGTGTCAGGCACGTTCTCCCCAGAAATGGGACAG AACCAGATGCTGTGTCATTCTGTTAGCTTCAATGGAGAAGGGGTGGAATCTCTGCCCGTCTCGAAAACCTCTGTGAGAGTGAGCGTCTCCGGGCTGGATTACCTGGAACGGTCAGACTTGGTTCGGAGGGACAGTACCACCCTGGAGAATCGTCCGGTTCTTGCACTGAAGAATGAAGTGCCAATACATCTCCTGAGTGCGACTAATCAGATACAGAAACCAGCTGCCGTCCAGCAGCAGATTCCTACGAAGCTGGCCACTTTTACGAAAGGAAGCAAAGAGAAAGGTGGGAAGAACAAAGCATCTCATAGGACAGACAGTTCAG catCTGTTGATCAGAAGCAGCTGCTTCCCCCCAGGCTTGTCAGCCGAGAGGAGGGTGTCCTGAGAGGCAGACGATCAGCAAGTCCAGTCCTCCCAAGCAGCCAGACCGCTGCGTTCCAGCCAG agtTGTATGGCCCTACAGATACTCAGCCGGAAGCACTTTCATCTGCCTCAGTGAACTTATTCAAGCCCAATAACGTCCACGTTCAGACCCTGGTGACCTCTCAGCCGAGTCTGTTAAACGTGCAAGATGATACCAGCAAAGAAGATGTGATTTTCTTCTAA
- the ARHGEF18 gene encoding rho guanine nucleotide exchange factor 18 isoform X2, with product MAEEKEDASSTELDVPAADLHSSTEDLLSDSALHGTEYYRDLGLLSPPIAKTAPETAAQPERATQAVSAIRLLKERPGALSKMSVDVAFSNPVSCSVRYGEADCHFLNKGHVCSCAAVPGDGTSTSECPAEAGKELDLQEAKESFPTLVRSMSTSRRHSWESPLSPVDSKRRFSLDAREMGSDAEQEDVEKGSQSCPQPCVSLQLPKGELESWSSGGGGTVIKVEIEPLRPNLTVIPGSEEAECGSNGKRLRSKSVPSACETVAPPQIPCSFDTSLPAVEGVEPPALEMLEKDHVSPDHVLIVQQVLQELKQYHGAKQRACVQEGSGSSQQNLTWFEFLSNENEDSGKSDKAEKGTKVMRRLSSLRSRVTGSWQKDKGKNKEQTKEREKEKETKEPKERWKEINGHQLVPGVFSSCTSCSLCAKPLVNKSGLQCLNCAVNVHKNCKSLLAECSSIRPKKDLQHRPSGSPQSSPQCISPAASLKEQPRSLLLGPDGTPVLSRNLGMTIAQRGNSQSSLNTTGAVNKFGLISGDMDEGDSGFIKFKQTSDDVVSLAPSTADSIFLEDTYSVSLRTEIETDAHEFEAESWSVAVEQPYAKRQKKDVIKRQDVIYELMQTEMHHVRTLKIMLKVYSKAMREELQFPNAVINKLFPCVDELLEMHGQFLLQLKERRKESLEEGSDRNYIIQNIGDLLVKQFSGENGERMKEKYGVFCCGHNEAVSHYKDLLQSNKKFQNLIKKIGNCSIVRRLGVQECILLVTQRITKYPVLVERIIQNTEAGTRDYEELTQALSLIKDTITHVDAMVNECEKGQRLKEIMHKMELKSSGKCKNGLFFRKDDMGRRRLLLDGMLYWKAASGRLKDILAVLLTDVLLLLQEKDQKYTFASVDSKPPVISLQKLIVREVANEEKAMFLISASLKGPEMYEIHTSSKEERNSWMAHIRRAVESCPDEEGGTFNEPEAERRLAEARAAKLKEFQERLNVKDDLILQSLTEKQQIYVEMSEMIGFEDHSQGSRSRLLLRGDTSENLQGEAILKSAVTEAENLQNLIFTHLGNGSCQPEDGSGSGLPRRAETFGGYDSSPSISNKSGSFRKNSGGDQRQWDCRGPAVSSDVQLHDLPADAEEGSQTSDVTRLDDSSGFQPTIESQLVQRIQTLLQLLFSLQAVISQQDSYIEMQRATMVDREKQYRLQSTRGNLLLEQEKQRNFEKQREELMNVQKLQSQLKLEQQRLERERSRQQREFESTEARLQEREEETRQLREKLNQEREELERQREAYQHDLERLREAQRAVEKEKERLDQLRKLKKQNTVSGTFSPEMGQNQMLCHSVSFNGEGVESLPVSKTSVRVSVSGLDYLERSDLVRRDSTTLENRPVLALKNEVPIHLLSATNQIQKPAAVQQQIPTKLATFTKGSKEKGGKNKASHRTDSSASVDQKQLLPPRLVSREEGVLRGRRSASPVLPSSQTAAFQPELYGPTDTQPEALSSASVNLFKPNNVHVQTLVTSQPSLLNVQDDTSKEDVIFF from the exons atggctgaagaaaag GAGGACGCATCTTCCACCGAGCTGGACGTCCCAGCAGCGGACTTGCACAGCAGCACGGAGGATCTCCTCTCAGACTCTGCTCTCCACGGGACAGAGTATTACAGAGATCTGGGACTCCTGAGCCCACCAATTGCCAAAACAGCGCCAGAGACGGCAGCGCAGCCAGAACGAGCAACCCAGGCTGTGTCTGCCATTCGCTTATTGAAAGAGAGACCAGGGGCTCTGAGCAAAATGTCTGTGGATGTTGCTTTTTCCAATCCCGTTTCCTGCTCGGTACGTTACGGCGAGGCCGACTGCCACTTTCTGAACAAAGGCCACGTTTGCTCCTGTGCGGCGGTGCCGGGAGATGGCACCAGCACTTCTGAGTGTCCTGCAGAGGCAGGCAAAGAGCTGGACCTGCAGGAGGCCAAGGAGTCCTTCCCCACGCTGGTGAGGTCTATGTCTACCTCTCGgaggcacagctgggagagccCTTTATCACCCGTGGACAGCAAGCGCAG ATTCAGCCTGGATGCCAGAGAGATGGGCAGCGACGCAGAGcaggaggatgtggagaaggggAGCCAGTCCTGCCCGCAGCCTTGTGTGTCCCTTCAGCTGCCCAAAGGGGAACTGGAAAGCTGGAGCAGTGGCGGGGGTGGCACGGTGATCAAAGTGGAGATAGAGCCGTTACGCCCGAACCTCACGGTCATCCCCGGCTCGGAGGAGGCG GAATGTGGCAGCAACGGGAAGAGACTGAGGTCAAAGTCTGTCCCATCAGCCTGCGAGACAGTTGCCCCCCCTCAGATCCCTTGCAGTTTCGACACTTCTCTTCCAGCCGTGGAAG GTGTTGAACCCCCTGCTCTGGAGATGCTGGAGAAGGACCACGTGTCCCCAGACCACGT gCTAATTGTCCAGCAGGTACTTCAGGAGCTGAAACAATATCATGG GGCGAAGCAGAGAGCTTGTGTGCAAGAAGGCAGTGGTTCTTCCCAGCAGAACCTCACCTGGTTTGAGTTCCTGTCTAACGA AAATGAGGACAGTGGAAAGAGCGATAAAGCAGAGAAAGGCACGAAGGTGATGCGACGTCTGAGTTCCCTGCGGAGCCGAGTCACCGGATCCTGGCAGAAGGATAAG gGTAAGAACAAAGAGCAGacgaaagagagagagaaggagaaagagacaaAGGAGCCAAAGGAGAGGTGGAAAGAGATCAATGGGCACCAGCTTGTGCCAGGGGTTTTCTCCAGTTGCACCAGCTGCTCACTGTGTGCCAAACCTCTTGTGAATAAAAGTGGTCTGCAGTGCCTGA ATTGTGCAGTGAATGTCCATAAGAACTGCAAGAGTTTACTGGCTGAATGCAGCAGCATCAGACCCAAG AAAGATTTGCAGCACAGACCTTCTGGATCTCCACAAAGTTCGCCCCAGTGCATTTCCCCAG CCGCTTCTTTGAAGGAGCAGCCCCGAAGTCTTCTCCTGGGACCGGATGGCACCCCAGTACTATCACGGAATCTCGGTATGACTATCGCCCAAAGAGGAAATTCTCAGTCTTCGTTGAATACTACTGGAGCTGTTAATAAATTTGG ACTAATTTCAGGAGACATGGATGAAGGGGATTCAGGCTTTATAAAATTTAAGCAAACTTCAGATGATGTTGTCTCGCTTGCACCTTCAACAGCAGACTCCATTTTTCTGGAAG ATACATATTCTGTATCCCTCCGAACCGAAATAGAAACAGATGCTCATGAGTTTGAGGCAGAGTCTTGGAGTGTTGCAGTGGAACAGCCATATGCAAAGAGGCAAAAGAAAGATGTTATAAAAAGGCAAGATGTCATTTATG AACTAATGCAGACTGAAATGCACCACGTTAGAACACTGAAAATAATGCTGAAGGTATACTCCAAAGCCATGCGAGAGGAACTGCAGTTCCCAAATGCAGTCATCAACAAGCTCTTCCCCTGCGTGGATGAGCTGCTGGAGATGCATGGGCAATTTCTGCTCCAATTAAAGGAGCGACGAAAGGAATCCTTGGAAGAAGGCAGTGACCGAAATTATATAATCCAGAACATTGGGGACCTCTTGGTAAAACAG TTTTCAGGTGAAAATGgggagagaatgaaagaaaaatacggTGTGTTCTGTTGTGGACACAATGAAGCTGTTAGTCATTATAAAGACCTGCTCCAAAGCAATAAGAAGTTCCAGAACTTAATAAAG AAAATCGGCAACTGCTCCATTGTGAGGAGACTCGGTGTTCAGGAGTGTATCCTTCTAGTTACCCAGCGCATCACCAAATACCCAGTCTTGGTGGAACGTATTATTCAGAATACAGAAG CTGGAACTAGAGATTATGAAGAGCTCACCCAGGCCCTTAGTTTAATTAAGGACACAATCACTCACGTAGATGCCATGGTAAATGAGTGTGAGAAGGGGCAGCGCCTTAAAGAAATTATGCACAAAATGGAGCTGAAATCATCTGGGAAATGCAAGAATGGGCTTTTCTTTCGCAAGGATGACATGGGACGGAGGCGGCTTCTACTGGATGGGATGCTGTACTGGAAAGCTGCATCAGGGCGACTCAAAG ATATTCTGGCAGTCCTGTTAACTGATGTACTGTTGCTCTTACAAGAAAAGGAccaaaaatacacatttgcatCAGTG gACTCTAAGCCACCAGTTATCTCATTGCAAAAGTTGATTGTAAGAGAGGTAGCTAATGAGGAAAAGGCAATGTTCTTAATTAGCGCTTCCTTAAAAGGACCAGAAATGTATGAAATTCACACAAGCTCGAAAGAGGAGAGGAATTCCTGGATGGCACACATCCGCAGAGCTGTGGAAAG CTGTCCTGATGAAGAAGGAGGAACATTTAATGAACCTGAAGCAGAGAGGAGGCTGGCTGAAGCAAGAGCTGCTAAGTTAAAAGAGTTTCAAG AGCGTTTGAACGTGAAAGATGACCTGATTCTGCAAAGTCTGACGGAGAAGCAACAGATTTATGTAGAAATGTCTGAAATGATTGGGTTTGAAGACCATTCCCAAGGATCCCGATCTAGGCTACTTCTTCGGGGGGATACCTCAGAAAATCTGCAAGGAGAGGCGATTTTGAAGTCCGCAGTGACAGAAG CTGAAAATCTCCAGAACCTCATCTTCACTCACTTAGGCAACGGATCCTGTCAGCCTGAGGATGGCTCTGGGTCGGGActgcccaggagagcagagacCTTTGGAGGATATGACAGTAGTCCCtcaatttcaaataaaa gtggtAGTTTTAGGAAGAACAGTGGTGGTGACCAGAGACAGTGGGACTGCAGAGGCCCTGCAGTAAGTTCAGATGTGCAACTCCATGACCTCCCTGCTGATGCAGAAGAAGGATCTCAAACC AGTGATGTAACAAGGCTGGATGACAGCAGTGGTTTTCAGCCCACCATAGAGTCTCAG CTTGTCCAAAGGATACAAACGCTGCTGCAGTTGCTCTTCAGTCTTCAG GCAGTGATATCGCAGCAGGACAGCTACATTGAGATGCAACGAGCCACCATGGTAGACCGGGAGAAGCAATACCGGCTGCAGTCTACACGAGGCAACCTGCTGCTAGAGCAGGAGAAACAGCGgaactttgaaaaacagagagaagaactGATGAACGTACAGAAACTTCAGAGCCAGCTGAAGCTGGAGCAGCAACGCTTGGAACGGGAAAGGAGTCGGCAGCAGCGGGAATTTGAAAGCACAGAAGCTCGGCTGCAGGAGCGCGAAGAGGAGACTCGGCAGCTGCGAGAGAAGTTGAATCAGGAGCGGGAAGAACTCGAGAGGCAGCGAGAGGCCTATCAGCATGACCTGGAGAGACTGCGGGAGGCTCAGAGAGCAGTCGAGAAAGAGAAAGAGCGTCTAGATCAGCTAAGGAAGCTGAAGAAGCAGAACACAGTGTCAGGCACGTTCTCCCCAGAAATGGGACAG AACCAGATGCTGTGTCATTCTGTTAGCTTCAATGGAGAAGGGGTGGAATCTCTGCCCGTCTCGAAAACCTCTGTGAGAGTGAGCGTCTCCGGGCTGGATTACCTGGAACGGTCAGACTTGGTTCGGAGGGACAGTACCACCCTGGAGAATCGTCCGGTTCTTGCACTGAAGAATGAAGTGCCAATACATCTCCTGAGTGCGACTAATCAGATACAGAAACCAGCTGCCGTCCAGCAGCAGATTCCTACGAAGCTGGCCACTTTTACGAAAGGAAGCAAAGAGAAAGGTGGGAAGAACAAAGCATCTCATAGGACAGACAGTTCAG catCTGTTGATCAGAAGCAGCTGCTTCCCCCCAGGCTTGTCAGCCGAGAGGAGGGTGTCCTGAGAGGCAGACGATCAGCAAGTCCAGTCCTCCCAAGCAGCCAGACCGCTGCGTTCCAGCCAG agtTGTATGGCCCTACAGATACTCAGCCGGAAGCACTTTCATCTGCCTCAGTGAACTTATTCAAGCCCAATAACGTCCACGTTCAGACCCTGGTGACCTCTCAGCCGAGTCTGTTAAACGTGCAAGATGATACCAGCAAAGAAGATGTGATTTTCTTCTAA